One window of the Zygotorulaspora mrakii chromosome 6, complete sequence genome contains the following:
- the VPS68 gene encoding Vps68p (similar to Saccharomyces cerevisiae VPS68 (YOL129W); ancestral locus Anc_3.40) has translation MDLEQERGIFRFPFKFPTSAGIRRLCVYFSGILYAVGFWLFLDAVIYSKHANASDVHVTFVDWIPFLCSTFGTMIVNSIEKNRLLQGALSSGSGITSLGGDSLDSSVAWQARVVLFFGFALLAGGLSGSIVVLIIKFLVKNYNTYPTVGMGINNVLGNFCIVLSCIVLWIAQNMEDEYSYSLTL, from the coding sequence TTTGGAACAAGAACGTGGAATTTTTCGTTTCCCCTTTAAATTTCCCACGTCTGCTGGTATCAGGAGGTTGTGTGTATATTTCTCAGGGATCCTGTATGCAGTTGGATTTTGGCTCTTTCTCGATGCCGTGATATATTCCAAGCACGCCAATGCATCGGATGTTCATGTCACCTTTGTCGATTGGATACCTTTCCTCTGCAGTACTTTCGGTACGATGATTGTAAATTCGATTGAAAAGAACAGACTGTTACAGGGCGCTTTATCTTCCGGCAGTGGTATAACCTCATTAGGAGGAGACTCTCTAGATTCCTCCGTAGCATGGCAGGCTCGCGTCGTATTATTTTTCGGCTTTGCTCTATTGGCAGGTGGATTATCTGGATCTATTGTTGTCTTGataatcaaatttttagtCAAAAATTACAATACCTATCCAACTGTTGGCATGGGTATAAATAATGTTTTGGGTAACTTTTGCATTGTCTTGAGCTGCATTGTTCTGTGGATCGCTCAGAATATGGAAGATGAATATTCTTATTCTTTGACGCTTTGa
- the MCK1 gene encoding serine/threonine/tyrosine protein kinase MCK1 (similar to Saccharomyces cerevisiae MCK1 (YNL307C) and YGK3 (YOL128C); ancestral locus Anc_3.41): MSNSLSSAKCEEFIANDVTSNRSNNTRRMLVKEYKKIGHGAFGTVVQAYITPDKQKWYGPFAIKKVPAQTEYKSRELQILRITDHPNVVRLEYFFTHVSPVDNKVYQHLAMECLPETLQLEISRYSSNKLELPLKHVKLYSYQITRGMLYLHAFGICHRDIKPSNILVDPTTGVLKICDFGSAKKLEQNQPSISYICSRFYRAPELIVGCTQYTTQIDIWGLGCVIGEMLIGKAVFQGQEPLLQLREIAKLLGPPDKKFIFFSNPAYDGPLFSKPLFSGSPQSRFEKHFGHAGSDGIDLLMKVLVYEPQLRLSPRRILAHAFFGDLKKEEYFFPRGQTQPVQLPNLFQFSQFELQVIGEYLDKIAPPKNKLRNDEETATVD; the protein is encoded by the coding sequence ATGTCCAACAGTTTGAGTAGCGCGAAATGCGAGGAGTTTATCGCCAATGATGTAACATCCAATAGATCAAACAATACGAGGAGAATGTTAGTGAAAGAGTACAAGAAGATTGGGCATGGGGCATTTGGAACTGTGGTGCAAGCGTATATTACTCCGGACAAGCAGAAATGGTACGGTCCGTTTGCTATCAAGAAGGTTCCTGCTCAGACAGAATACAAATCTCGTGAGTTGCAGATCTTGAGGATAACAGACCACCCGAATGTTGTTAGACTGGAATATTTCTTCACACATGTATCGCCTGTAGACAATAAGGTCTATCAGCATTTAGCCATGGAATGTCTGCCAGAGACTCTGCAATTGGAAATTAGCCGTTATTCATCGAACAAATTGGAATTACCTTTAAAGCATGTCAAACTGTATAGTTACCAGATCACTCGTGGTATGCTTTATTTACATGCTTTTGGAATCTGCCATCGTGATATTAAACCTTCGAATATTTTGGTTGATCCAACAACGGGTGTACTGAAGATTTGTGACTTTGGATCTGCGAAAAAACTGGAACAAAACCAACCGTCAATTAGTTACATCTGTTCGAGATTTTACAGAGCTCCTGAATTGATAGTCGGGTGTACGCAATATACAACACAAATCGACATATGGGGATTGGGTTGTGTGATAGGCGAAATGTTGATAGGCAAAGCTGTCTTTCAGGGTCAAGAACCTTTATTGCAACTAAGGGAAATTGCGAAACTGTTAGGTCCACcagataaaaaatttattttcttttctaaCCCAGCATATGATGGTCCATTATTTTCTAAACCGTTATTTTCTGGCTCTCCGCAATCACGCTTTGAAAAACATTTCGGTCATGCAGGCTCAGACGGAATTGATttattgatgaaagtaCTGGTTTATGAACCTCAATTGAGGTTGTCACCAAGAAGAATATTAGCTCATGCATTCTTCGGTGATctgaaaaaggaagaatACTTTTTCCCCAGAGGTCAAACTCAACCTGTTCAACTACcaaatttgtttcaattcagCCAATTTGAACTGCAAGTGATAGGCGAGTATCTCGATAAAATTGCACCACCAAAGAATAAATTACGAaacgatgaagaaactgCAACAGTTGATTGA
- the MRPS18 gene encoding mitochondrial 37S ribosomal protein uS11m MRPS18 (similar to Saccharomyces cerevisiae MRPS18 (YNL306W); ancestral locus Anc_3.42) produces MLGLFRGLCGMGMAQSGRCTRSALNIAGLNGTIRHKSESADGRDAASVLKFSSITDSIGRNNKDISNVISPISGLGSEQNKDDGSKTARKAHEVPVKYVLNCIFGKNNSHFTYSAVVEDVNYLRNNPGLSYNEAFLYYLKLPQRVKFSVSTGYLGFRKAARGEYEASFQTAAKVFQMIHEKKLLNKEIEIVMKDFGKGRAAFVAALNGKEGNFIRKHIIRISDKTALKFGGVRSPRTRRL; encoded by the coding sequence ATGCTGGGACTATTCAGAGGGCTCTGCGGTATGGGAATGGCTCAAAGTGGCAGGTGTACGAGAAGTGCTCTAAACATTGCCGGTCTCAATGGCACCATCAGACACAAGTCCGAATCTGCGGATGGCAGAGACGCAGCAAGCGTATTGAAGTTCTCCAGTATCACGGATTCCATAGGCAGAAACAACAAAGATATATCAAATGTGATCAGCCCGATATCGGGGCTCGGCAGCGAGCAAAACAAGGACGACGGAAGCAAGACGGCTCGGAAAGCCCACGAAGTGCCCGTCAAGTACGTCCTCAATTGTATCTTTGGCAAGAACAACAGTCATTTCACATACTCGGCAGTCGTGGAGGACGTGAACTATCTCAGGAACAATCCGGGACTGTCTTACAACGAAGCGTTCCTTTACTACTTGAAACTGCCACAAAGGGTGAAGTTTTCGGTCTCGACAGGTTACTTGGGATTCCGCAAAGCCGCCCGGGGCGAGTACGAAGCATCGTTCCAGACTGCCGCCAAGGTGTTCCAAATGATCCACGAGAAGAAACTACTCAATAAAGAGATCGAGATCGTCATGAAGGATTTTGGCAAGGGAAGAGCGGCCTTCGTTGCGGCGCTCAACGGCAAAGAGGGTAACTTCATAAGGAAACATATTATCAGAATAAGCGATAAAACTGCATTGAAATTCGGTGGTGTCAGATCGccaagaacaagaagatTATGA
- the RPL25 gene encoding 60S ribosomal protein uL23 (similar to Saccharomyces cerevisiae RPL25 (YOL127W); ancestral locus Anc_3.43), protein MAPSAKATAAKKAVVKGTNGQKALKVRTSPTFRLPKTLKLARKPKYASKSVPHYVRLDSYKVIEQPITSETAMKKVEDGNTLVFQVSMKSNKHQIRKAVKELYEVDVLSVNTLVRTNGTKKAFVRLTADYDALDIANRIGYI, encoded by the exons ATGGCTCCATCTG CTAAGGCTACTGCTGCTAAGAAAGCTGTTGTTAAAGGTACCAATGGTCAAAAGGCTTTGAAGGTTAGAACCTCTCCAACCTTCAGATTGCCAAAGACCTTGAAATTGGCTAGAAAACCAAAATACGCTTCCAAGTCAGTTCCACATTACGTCAGATTGGACTCTTACAAAGTCATTGAACAACCTATCACTTCTGAAACCGCTATGAAGAAGGTTGAGGATGGTAACACTTTGGTCTTCCAAGTTTCCATGAAATCTAACAAGCATCAAATCAGAAAAGCCGTTAAGGAATTATACGAAGTTGACGTACTATCCGTTAACACTTTGGTCAGAACAAACGGTACCAAGAAAGCTTTTGTCAGATTAACTGCTGATTACGATGCTCTAGACATTGCTAACAGAATTGGTTACATCTAA
- the BXI1 gene encoding Bxi1p (similar to Saccharomyces cerevisiae YNL305C; ancestral locus Anc_3.44), with translation MSKVNQPPPYQEYESLNHDHNVQVPVEQRRSNVPEDFKYSVTISACEFEIRQKFMAKVYSILSVQLLTTLVFSMLALRSKGLQLFIVNHMGLYILGIIVSLVTCLWIAWAPRRELYEMENEISDPLVAGPSNGTSARSENIPWYCLSKRGQYILLSLFTISEAYCLGSSIMFVPQDIVMNAIVVTTVVVIGVTLMALSGKFEIALESAMSIYYWLNLALLVMIGIGISFLFMGGMGSKMNLFYGWIGAIVFTVYLFIDTQLIFRQMFIGEEIKCALSLYLDIINLFLSILRIMQSSDDN, from the coding sequence ATGTCGAAAGTTAACCAACCGCCTCCATATCAAGAATACGAAAGTTTAAACCATGATCATAACGTACAGGTACCTGTGGAACAACGGCGATCTAATGTTCCTGAAGacttcaaatattcagTGACTATATCGGCGTGTGAGTTTGAAATCCGTCAGAAGTTTATGGCTAAAGTGTATTCCATACTTTCAGTGCAGTTATTGACTACGTTAGTATTTTCCATGTTAGCACTGCGTTCTAAGGGCCTCCAATTATTCATTGTGAATCATATGGGTTTATATATCCTGGGTATCATTGTATCGTTGGTGACGTGTCTCTGGATTGCGTGGGCTCCAAGAAGGGAGTTGTATGAGATGGAGAATGAAATAAGTGATCCCCTGGTAGCTGGACCCAGTAACGGAACTAGCGCTCGCTCTGAAAATATACCATGGTACTGTCTTTCCAAGAGAGGGCAATACATTTTATTGTCCCTCTTCACTATCTCTGAGGCATATTGTCTTGGTAGTAGTATAATGTTCGTTCCACAAGATATTGTCATGAATGCTATTGTAGTAACAACAGTGGTCGTTATAGGAGTTACACTAATGGCGCTTTCGGGAAAGTTCGAAATAGCTTTGGAATCAGCAATGTCAATTTATTACTGGTTGAATTTAGCTCTTCTGGTAATGATTGGCATTGGAATTTCGTTTCTATTCATGGGAGGAATGGgatcaaaaatgaatttattttACGGTTGGATTGGTGCAATCGTGTTTACCGTTTATTTGTTTATCGACACTCAGCTGATATTCAGGCAAATGTTTATCGGTGAAGAGATAAAATGCGCACTATCCCTTTATCttgatatcatcaatttaTTCCTATCGATATTAAGAATAATGCAAAGTTCAGATGATAATTAA
- the MDH2 gene encoding malate dehydrogenase MDH2 (similar to Saccharomyces cerevisiae MDH2 (YOL126C); ancestral locus Anc_3.45) translates to MPHSLTASLTKVSILGAAGGIGQSLSLLLKTQLNMYLGDLQNTHIHLALYDVNQNVLEGFAADLSHVDTPISVSYHSSSTPNGIRDCLVNTDLILIPAGVPRKPGMTREDLLSINAGIISQLTESIEAHADLSRVFVLIISNPVNSLVPVMVEKLNRSAASEGLQIERRVFGITTLDTVRASTFLREVMVKHDPTTISDPLPQVPVIGGHSGETIMPLFSLAQPFWQLSADERKYLVHRVQFGGDEIVKAKKGLGSATLSMAHAAFKETVKFLTLIIGKSRTIQGTFYISLLNREKAPVNESARKLLPLIANQPYFSVPVTIEPANGYTDIYYKIVEVMDKYERNTMLPQCLSKIGSSIEAGVSIGSADKS, encoded by the coding sequence ATGCCACACTCTCTGACTGCTAGTCTGACAAAAGTTTCGATCCTTGGCGCCGCGGGCGGCATCGGTCAGTCGCTGTCGCTTCTGTTGAAAACACAGCTGAACATGTACCTGGGGGACCTGCAGAACACACACATCCACCTGGCGCTTTACGACGTCAACCAAAACGTGCTTGAGGGCTTCGCCGCGGATCTGTCTCACGTGGACACGCCAATCAGCGTGTCGTACCACTCGAGCAGCACGCCCAATGGCATAAGGGACTGCCTGGTCAACACGGACTTGATCCTGATACCCGCGGGCGTGCCCAGAAAGCCGGGCATGACCCGGGAGGATCTGTTGAGTATCAACGCAGGCATCATCTCGCAGCTGACGGAGTCCATCGAGGCGCACGCGGATCTCAGCAGGGTGTTCGTTTTGATCATTTCCAACCCGGTCAACTCGTTGGTCCCGGTCATGGTGGAAAAACTGAACCGAAGCGCGGCCAGTGAAGGGTTGCAGATCGAGAGAAGAGTCTTTGGGATAACCACGCTGGATACTGTCCGTGCTTCGACGTTCTTGAGGGAAGTGATGGTCAAACACGACCCCACCACGATATCGGATCCGCTGCCTCAAGTTCCTGTGATCGGCGGTCACTCGGGGGAAACGATAATGCCATTATTTTCGTTAGCGCAGCCTTTCTGGCAACTCTCGGCCGACGAGAGAAAGTATTTGGTCCACCGTGTTCAATTCGGGGGGGACGAGATTGTCAAGGCCAAGAAAGGTCTTGGCTCTGCGACGTTATCGATGGCCCATGCTGCATTCAAGGAGACcgtcaaatttttgacgCTGATTATTGGCAAGTCAAGAACCATCCAGGGTACGTTCTACATATCGTTGTTGAACCGGGAAAAAGCCCCTGTCAACGAGTCAGCTCGGAAGCTTCTACCGCTGATTGCGAACCAACCCTATTTTTCCGTACCAGTAACTATCGAACCAGCCAATGGCTACACGGATATCTATTACAAGATCGTTGAGGTCATGGATAAGTATGAGAGAAACACTATGCTGCCGCAATGTCTGTCCAAGATTGGCAGTAGCATTGAAGCCGGTGTGTCAATCGGATCCGCTGACAAATCTTGA
- the TRM13 gene encoding tRNA:m4X modification enzyme (similar to Saccharomyces cerevisiae TRM13 (YOL125W); ancestral locus Anc_3.46) — MAIRVRAHFVRDGWRRWQPGRQICDEVEKKQRTSQSDDARVGEATAATMTAEPATAGAAAAAATLHDDRRCTFYMVQKQRRCGMMCKKGCDMCSEHSGFSSQGTAARRVPCPLDPKHSVCESNLRKHLLKCSKLKLRHANDDKPYYCLDFNAAAHRCHDVGAGSGGDADGGVNDDNADINEIIVKMIPILEDVYSKNFVDELPLDVKRNDFMLNGRFNQLVANKKHAIQQSSLIQHLCTRNLTRNTSFVEFGCGRAELSRYVNQFVTHENTARSSPHSQHFVLIDRASNRMKFDKKFADDFEEMTGSGAPHPMTHRYRIDIKDLKLDPLLQDGNYVAISKHLCGVATDLALRCIANSEKLVQPGQLQLQGLCIAMCCRHICDSEEYVNPAYIRELIRDYDADYTSFFRALQKMCSWATCGRKPGLKDDDTNGHFTQLTVQQRESLGFMARRIIDHGRYKWIASIVPQDYKVELLRYVPLNVSLENVAMIIHK; from the coding sequence ATGGCGATCCGCGTGCGCGCGCATTTTGTACGGGACGGCTGGCGAAGATGGCAGCCGGGTCGCCAGATCTGCGATgaggttgaaaaaaagcagCGCACAAGCCAAAGTGATGATGCTCGAGTTGGCGAGGCCACAGCAGCGACGATGACAGCTGAACCAGCAACTGCAGGAGCCGCAGCCGCGGCTGCTACGTTGCATGACGATAGGAGATGCACTTTTTACATGGTACAGAAGCAGAGACGGTGCGGTATGATGTGCAAGAAAGGCTGCGACATGTGCAGCGAGCACAGTGGATTTTCTTCGCAGGGCACCGCTGCAAGGCGGGTGCCCTGCCCGCTCGACCCCAAACACTCCGTGTGCGAGTCGAACCTGCGCAAACACCTGCTGAAATGTAGCAAGCTGAAATTGAGGCACGCGAACGACGACAAGCCGTACTACTGTTTGGATTTCAACGCGGCAGCACACCGTTGCCATGACGTCGGGGCAGGGTCCGGGGGAGATGCCGACGGGGGCGTAAACGACGACAACGCCGATATCAACGAGATAATCGTCAAGATGATTCCGATCCTGGAGGATGTCTACTCGAAGAATTTCGTGGACGAGCTCCCTCTGGATGTGAAGCGCAACGACTTCATGCTCAACGGGAGGTTCAATCAACTGGTTGCGAACAAGAAGCATGCGATTCAGCAGTCGTCTCTGATACAGCATCTTTGCACGCGAAACTTAACCCGCAACACGTCATTTGTGGAATTCGGGTGTGGCAGGGCGGAGCTGTCGCGCTACGTGAATCAATTTGTGACGCACGAAAATACGGCACGCTCATCGCCGCATTCTCAGCACTTTGTTCTCATAGATAGAGCTTCCAACAGAATGAAATTCGACAAAAAATTCGCCGACGATTTTGAGGAAATGACGGGGTCTGGTGCTCCGCACCCGATGACGCACAGATACAGGATCGACATCAAAGATCTGAAATTGGACCCGCTTTTGCAGGATGGCAACTATGTGGCGATATCCAAACACCTTTGTGGCGTCGCCACTGACTTGGCGTTGCGATGCATCGCGAATAGTGAAAAACTGGTGCAACCGGGCCAGTTGCAGCTGCAGGGACTGTGCATCGCAATGTGTTGCCGGCACATCTGTGATAGCGAAGAATACGTTAATCCTGCTTATATAAGAGAGCTAATTCGCGATTATGATGCAGATTACACCTCTTTTTTCAGGGCACTCCAGAAAATGTGTTCTTGGGCCACTTGCGGCAGAAAACCAGGCCTGAAAGATGACGACACCAATGGGCATTTCACTCAATTGACCGTCCAACAGAGAGAGTCATTGGGATTTATGGCGCGCAGAATTATTGACCACGGTAGATATAAATGGATTGCTTCAATTGTTCCACAAGATTATAAAGTAGAATTGCTGCGGTACGTTCCACTGAACGTATCGTTGGAGAACGTGGCCATGATCATACATAAATAA
- the YPT11 gene encoding Rab family GTPase YPT11 (similar to Saccharomyces cerevisiae YPT11 (YNL304W); ancestral locus Anc_3.47), producing MSRKKRYSVYIPTTPLSPILPIYPSPIDTKHALQSSRTSRASSPFITHNDHQVPNRLSSRDSSSSFYRVASSGVDQISIDSLPANTPNIKLLLIGDAGVGKTAVILGYCNELPSKGQLKIMNDAGTPIRDKRKNTENLNSSKSSKRKNNRTIQMKKRYSLNDYEELFNKKHNSNSLTNFTNLSNDEISEDGNEENLDELVVETRSTIGVDIKTSIVNIDNRFFKCILWDTAGQERYRNAMIPILYKDANGIILTYDICNMQSFENCCNHWLKEALENFDQSDLQNIRFYLIGNKIDLYTERKVTHENVIEAIEKIETNFKVTISGNFEITCKWPHVVERTVNMIIQDLVENACYEVMDYSAEQTPSLDGSAESNNSKNSDNESDENTLRYRHFNNNKTDRNKKNSNTVDISKPNNYFEVSSSDGSCCV from the coding sequence ATGTCTCGCAAAAAGCGATACTCTGTCTATATACCCACAACACCACTATCACCGATTCTACCGATTTATCCATCTCCCATTGATACAAAACATGCACTGCAGTCATCAAGAACGTCAAGAGCATCGAGTCCTTTCATTACACATAACGACCATCAGGTACCAAATCGGCTAAGCTCACGAGATTCCTCCTCCTCATTCTATAGAGTTGCATCTTCTGGTGTAGATCAGATTTCTATAGATTCTCTTCCTGCCAATACACCAAATATAAAACTTTTACTGATCGGCGATGCAGGTGTCGGCAAAACTGCTGTAATACTGGGATATTGCAACGAGTTGCCATCAAAGGGTCAACTAAAGATTATGAATGATGCTGGTACACCTATTCGCGataaaaggaaaaatacAGAAAATCTAAATAGTAGCAAGTCTTCtaaaaggaaaaataaCAGAActattcaaatgaaaaaaaggtatAGTCTGAACGACTATGaagaacttttcaataagaAACATAATTCAAACTCTTTAACAAATTTCACCAATTTAAgcaatgatgaaatttctgaaGATGGTAATGAGGAAAATTTGGATGAATTAGTGGTAGAGACAAGGTCAACTATAGGTGTTGATATCAAGACAAGTATAGtaaatattgataatagatttttcaaatgtaTTTTGTGGGATACAGCAGGACAGGAACGTTATAGAAATGCAATGATACCAATATTATACAAAGACGCCAACGGGATCATTCTAACGTATGATATATGTAACATGCAAAGTTTCGAGAACTGTTGCAATCACTGGTTAAAAGAGGCattagaaaattttgatcagAGTGATTTACAAAACATACGTTTTTACTTGATAGGAAACAAAATTGATCTCTATACTGAGAGGAAAGTAACACATGAAAATGTTATTGAGGctattgagaaaattgaaacaaattttaAGGTCACAATTTctggaaattttgaaattacgTGCAAATGGCCACATGTTGTCGAAAGGACAGTAAACATGATAATACAAGATTTGGTGGAAAATGCGTGCTACGAAGTCATGGATTATAGTGCTGAACAAACTCCATCATTGGATGGTTCTGCAGAatcaaataattcaaaGAACAGCGATaatgaaagtgatgaaaatacCCTAAGATATCGTCAtttcaacaacaataaaacagatagaaataaaaaaaatagtaaTACAGTAGATATCTCCAAACCAAATaattattttgaagtttcatCCTCGGATGGATCATGCTGTGTGTAA
- the TRM11 gene encoding tRNA (guanine-N2-)-methyltransferase (similar to Saccharomyces cerevisiae TRM11 (YOL124C); ancestral locus Anc_3.48): MKKKYLVYMVQVHSNFRRAELESLADLYQLEIDFSSYRDDSPFFVVELEDDKAASDWIKRSILSRAIYEYWGEGDNLHELHESIRGQPFYEKYKSDNRTKTFKFEFESYRGSSKANRVKQIESFSYVEFQGKIDMKRPQEIFTVIEEYEPISDNLPGTVPIKLFFGRLIQCSDRAAVEKYDLKKRPYKGTTSFEAELSLVSANIAQVKPGSIMYDPFSGTGSFLCSGGHYGALVIGSDIDGRMIRGKGAQHNISTNFEMYGDSARFLNVLTMDFTHNALRRTLVIDTILCDPPYGIREGIKVLGAKNPERFIGKENVEIDGTKAFARRDYIPTKKPYSLDALLDDLLQYASERLPVGGRLAFWMPTANDENIETIVPLHSNLELRYNCVQEFNKWSRRLLVYINRGSEYSGNENIGQKRSQANFRDRYFSHFN; this comes from the coding sequence atgaaaaagaaatatttggttTATATGGTACAGGTCCACTCCAATTTTCGAAGAGCCGAATTAGAATCACTAGCAGATCTGTACCAACTGGAGATTGATTTTAGCAGCTATCGAGATGATAGTCCATTCTTTGTTGTTGAATTAGAGGACGACAAGGCGGCAAGCGATTGGATTAAGAGGTCTATCTTAAGCAGGGCTATATATGAATATTGGGGGGAAGGTGATAACCTTCATGAACTGCACGAGTCAATACGAGGGCAGCCGTTTTATGAGAAGTACAAGTCCGATAACCGCACCAAAACATTTAAATTTGAGTTCGAATCATACAGGGGATCAAGCAAAGCGAACAGAGTGAAACAGATTGAATCTTTCTCATATGTCGAATTCCAAGGCAAGATAGATATGAAGAGGCCACAAGAAATCTTTACTGTCATAGAAGAATATGAACCAATATCAGATAATCTACCTGGAACGGTGCCAATAAAGTTATTTTTTGGGCGCTTAATTCAGTGCAGTGACCGTGCTGCGGTAGAGAAGTATGATCTGAAGAAAAGACCTTACAAAGGTACCACGAGTTTTGAAGCGGAGTTGTCTCTGGTAAGCGCAAATATAGCGCAGGTCAAGCCTGGAAGTATAATGTATGATCCCTTCTCTGGTACAGGCTCATTTTTATGCTCTGGTGGCCATTATGGTGCACTTGTGATTGGCTCTGACATTGATGGTAGAATGATTAGGGGTAAGGGTGCCCAGCATAATATTAGCACAAACTTTGAGATGTATGGAGATTCCGCAAGATTTTTAAATGTGTTAACAATGGATTTTACACATAATGCGCTACGGAGAACCCTTGTGATTGACACTATACTATGTGATCCACCGTATGGTATTAGAGAAGGAATAAAAGTTCTTGGTGCAAAAAACCCGGAGAGGTTTATTGGTAAAGAgaatgttgaaattgatggCACGAAAGCATTTGCACGCCGTGATTATATTCCAACAAAGAAACCATACTCATTGGATGCATTATTGGATGATTTACTCCAATATGCCTCTGAGCGATTACCTGTGGGTGGCAGACTAGCATTTTGGATGCCAACAGCAAATGATGAGAATATAGAAACAATCGTTCCGTTGCATTCCAATTTGGAACTGAGATACAATTGTGTTCAAGAATTTAATAAATGGTCCAGAAGATTGTTAGTGTATATTAATAGAGGTTCTGAATATTCTGgtaatgaaaatattggtCAAAAGAGATCGCAAGCAAATTTCAGAGATCGTTATTTCAGTCATTTTAATTAA